A window from Pseudonocardia cypriaca encodes these proteins:
- a CDS encoding CDP-alcohol phosphatidyltransferase family protein encodes MTAPDYQAPNYRAGVRLLPNAVTVLALCSGLSAVYFALGGRFELCVAAVGAAALCDALDGRLARLLDATTRIGAELDSLADLVSFGVAPALVIYIWGLEGSRYGWIVALVFAVCMMLRLARFNTLLDEVDEFPFTREFFVGVPAPAGAMSAGLPLYATLHFGPGWWSAPPLVAGWAVIVAALMVSRLPTLSFKSVRVSPNYIAPLLVLVAIAAAVLITVPFLGLAIVALVYLGSIPYTVHRHHWLTQHPEAWGVPVRERRAIARAARSARRLGLRSPLRHRVAGRASAVARAVRRFGDDPTGVMQRAARPGNGRAPGPAAQAGRNRLRLGLRRARRR; translated from the coding sequence ATGACCGCCCCCGACTACCAGGCCCCCAACTACCGCGCCGGAGTGCGGCTGCTGCCGAACGCCGTCACCGTCCTCGCCCTGTGCTCCGGCCTCTCGGCGGTGTACTTCGCGCTCGGCGGTCGGTTCGAGCTGTGCGTCGCCGCCGTGGGGGCCGCAGCGCTGTGCGACGCCCTCGACGGCAGGCTCGCCCGCCTCCTCGACGCCACCACCCGGATCGGGGCCGAGCTCGACTCGCTCGCCGACCTCGTCTCGTTCGGCGTCGCGCCCGCACTCGTCATCTACATCTGGGGTCTTGAGGGCAGCCGGTACGGCTGGATCGTGGCGCTCGTCTTCGCCGTGTGCATGATGCTGCGGCTCGCCCGGTTCAACACGCTCCTCGACGAGGTGGACGAGTTCCCGTTCACCCGGGAGTTCTTCGTCGGCGTGCCCGCCCCCGCCGGCGCCATGTCGGCCGGGCTGCCGCTCTACGCCACGCTCCACTTCGGGCCCGGCTGGTGGTCGGCGCCCCCGCTGGTCGCCGGGTGGGCCGTCATCGTCGCGGCCCTGATGGTGAGCAGGTTGCCCACGCTGTCGTTCAAGAGCGTCCGGGTGTCGCCGAACTACATCGCGCCGCTGCTCGTGCTCGTCGCGATCGCCGCCGCCGTGCTCATCACCGTGCCGTTCCTCGGCCTGGCCATCGTGGCTCTGGTGTACCTCGGCTCGATCCCCTACACCGTGCACCGGCACCACTGGCTCACCCAGCACCCGGAGGCCTGGGGTGTGCCGGTCCGGGAGCGGCGGGCGATCGCCCGGGCGGCTCGCTCGGCCCGGCGGCTCGGCCTCCGCTCGCCGCTGCGCCACCGCGTGGCGGGACGTGCGAGCGCCGTCGCGCGTGCCGTGCGCCGGTTCGGGGACGACCCGACCGGCGTCATGCAACGCGCCGCCCGCCCCGGCAACGGCCGGGCCCCCGGCCCCGCGGCCCAGGCCGGACGCAACCGCCTCCGCCTCGGCCTCCGCCGCGCCCGGCGCCGCTGA
- a CDS encoding phosphatidylserine decarboxylase: MHDPTPPARSGLSLPHVAGLIRATIPPMHPGGRPLVAAVAGVAAAVRVATGRGAVAGLLATAATALFFRNPRRVRPPLTGIALAAADGTVATVSDVLPPAELDLPREPVPRVSVFLSVLDVHVQRVPVDGRVLDVAYRPGVFLSADLDKASEDNERNAVLFETRDGTRLGVVQIAGLLARRIVCDIEPGDEVAAGETFGLIRFGSRVDVYLPPGSRVLVAPGQRTIGGETVLAELPRSA, encoded by the coding sequence ATGCACGACCCGACCCCACCCGCGCGTTCGGGCTTGTCGCTGCCGCACGTCGCCGGGCTGATCCGGGCCACCATCCCGCCGATGCACCCGGGTGGGCGCCCGCTCGTCGCGGCCGTCGCCGGGGTGGCCGCCGCCGTCCGGGTCGCCACCGGTCGTGGCGCGGTGGCCGGCCTGCTCGCCACCGCCGCCACCGCGCTGTTCTTCCGCAACCCGCGCCGGGTGCGGCCCCCGCTCACCGGGATCGCGCTGGCCGCTGCCGACGGCACCGTGGCCACCGTCTCCGACGTCCTGCCGCCCGCCGAGCTCGACCTCCCGCGCGAGCCCGTGCCGCGCGTCAGCGTGTTCCTGTCCGTGCTGGACGTGCACGTGCAGCGGGTGCCCGTTGACGGCAGGGTGCTCGACGTCGCCTACCGGCCAGGGGTCTTCCTCTCCGCCGACCTCGACAAGGCCAGCGAGGACAACGAGCGCAACGCCGTGCTGTTCGAGACCCGCGACGGCACGCGGCTCGGCGTCGTCCAGATCGCCGGGCTGCTCGCACGGCGCATCGTCTGCGACATCGAACCCGGCGACGAGGTCGCCGCGGGCGAGACGTTCGGCCTCATCCGCTTCGGCTCGCGCGTCGACGTCTACCTGCCGCCCGGGTCGCGGGTGCTGGTGGCGCCGGGGCAGCGGACGATCGGCGGTGAGACGGTGCTGGCCGAACTCCCCAGGAGCGCCTGA